In Hevea brasiliensis isolate MT/VB/25A 57/8 chromosome 13, ASM3005281v1, whole genome shotgun sequence, a single genomic region encodes these proteins:
- the LOC110652419 gene encoding ethylene-responsive transcription factor ERF119: MLEPRTQPLNHIKPCKRVSDTKSILPEESRMESKMRKIRVIYHDPYATDSDSSDDESARKVKRSFKSKRFVREINLPFIVFPQTKALEPESSCQDSNNSGKTRNKKRRVLGKSSTPTTTKATTITETKAAPKKPVGVRQRKWGKWAAEIRNPVTKARTWLGTYNTLEEAAQAYEAKKREYDAMTMTRSEKSQNISSSVAASQSQKINNSSKSNPAPATSDDTESVLSHTSPSSVLDVDTSVVSNLNGDSSDLIKEEGFDTDVVDLEIPDLGFINEPLGSCPVDGDLNLGLEFDDLIDDFGQFYDNYCGIEDLEIRGLDSCEPSELPDYDFEFGNEEFAYLDDHHHQQHQLPLNIACP; this comes from the coding sequence ATGCTGGAGCCTAGAACACAACCTTTGAACCACATTAAACCCTGCAAAAGAGTCTCTGATACCAAGTCAATCTTGCCGGAAGAGTCGAGAATGGAGTCCAAAATGAGAAAAATTCGCGTTATTTACCATGATCCTTATGCGACTGATTCCGATTCAAGTGATGATGAATCAGCGAGAAAGGTAAAGAGATCGTTTAAATCAAAACGATTTGTACGCGAGATCAATCTTCCTTTCATTGTTTTTCCTCAGACCAAAGCCCTTGAACCTGAGAGTTCCTGTCAAGACAGTAACAACAGTGGCAAAACCCGCAACAAGAAGAGAAGGGTTTTGGGTAAATCCTCAACCCCTACAACAACTAAAGCAACAACAATTACTGAAACAAAAGCGGCTCCGAAGAAACCTGTAGGTGTTAGGCAGAGGAAGTGGGGTAAGTGGGCTGCAGAAATTAGAAATCCAGTGACAAAAGCCAGAACTTGGTTGGGTACTTACAATACTCTCGAGGAGGCTGCCCAGGCCTATGAGGCAAAGAAACGGGAGTATGATGCTATGACTATGACACGCTCTGAGAAGAGCCAAAATATATCATCTTCTGTGGCAGCTTCTCAGTCGCAAAAGATCAACAACAGCAGCAAAAGCAATCCTGCTCCTGCTACCTCAGATGACACTGAGAGTGTGTTATCGCATACTTCTCCGTCTTCAGTCCTAGACGTGGACACTTCCGTTGTGTCAAATCTTAATGGTGACTCTAGTGATTTGATCAAAGAAGAAGGTTTTGATACAGATGTTGTTGATCTTGAGATACCTGATTTGGGTTTTATTAACGAGCCATTGGGTTCTTGCCCAGTTGACGGAGATCTTAACTTGGGATTGGAGTTTGATGACCTCATTGATGATTTTGggcaattttatgataattattgtgGCATTGAAGATCTTGAAATTCGCGGGTTAGACAGTTGTGAACCAAGCGAGCTCCCTGATTATGATTTTGAGTTTGGCAATGAGGAATTTGCTTATTTGGATGATCATCATCATCAACAGCACCAACTACCCCTCAATATTGCATGCCCATAA